One Planctomicrobium piriforme DNA segment encodes these proteins:
- a CDS encoding DNA-formamidopyrimidine glycosylase family protein has product MTWASPVERRSIATWALAHRDVSRASAPLNCCLQLCVLKASGKEEPEIMPEGPSIVILKELADAFKGRRVTKVSGNSKAEIQRAQGKRVTDFKSWGKHFLICFPGFTIKIHLMLFGSYRINEARDVPPRLSLKFRTGVLNFYACSVKILEEDLDAIYDWTADVMSEQWDANAAKVKLLERPRQLICDALLDQDLFAGSGNIIKNEVLFRIRVHPKTEIGALPPRKLGQLVKEVRNYSFDFLKWKKAYLLRKHWQVHTKAYCSRCNVQLVKEYLGRHQRRTYYCRRCQVWYYR; this is encoded by the coding sequence ATGACGTGGGCCTCTCCGGTTGAGCGACGAAGTATTGCCACTTGGGCGCTTGCCCATCGTGACGTCTCACGGGCCTCTGCGCCGCTCAACTGTTGTTTGCAATTATGTGTGCTCAAAGCCAGTGGTAAAGAGGAGCCTGAAATCATGCCAGAAGGACCCTCCATTGTCATTCTGAAGGAACTTGCCGATGCATTCAAAGGCCGACGGGTCACCAAAGTTTCCGGAAACTCCAAAGCGGAAATTCAGCGCGCTCAAGGCAAAAGGGTCACTGACTTCAAAAGCTGGGGCAAACATTTCTTGATTTGCTTTCCGGGTTTTACCATCAAGATTCATCTGATGCTGTTCGGATCATACCGCATCAATGAAGCTCGCGACGTGCCGCCGCGCCTGAGCCTGAAGTTCCGCACGGGCGTTTTGAATTTCTATGCCTGCTCGGTGAAAATTCTGGAAGAGGATCTCGACGCAATTTATGACTGGACGGCCGACGTGATGTCCGAGCAGTGGGATGCGAACGCGGCCAAGGTCAAACTGCTGGAGCGGCCCCGCCAGCTCATTTGCGACGCCCTGCTCGACCAAGATCTCTTTGCAGGCTCCGGGAACATCATCAAAAATGAAGTTCTTTTTCGAATCCGGGTCCATCCAAAAACAGAAATTGGAGCACTGCCGCCCCGAAAATTGGGGCAGCTGGTAAAGGAGGTGAGGAATTACAGTTTTGATTTTCTGAAGTGGAAAAAAGCCTACCTCTTACGCAAACACTGGCAAGTGCATACCAAGGCCTATTGCTCGCGTTGCAACGTGCAATTAGTCAAAGAGTATCTTGGACGGCATCAGCGCCGCACCTATTACTGCCGACGGTGTCAGGTCTGGTACTATCGATGA
- a CDS encoding ATP-binding response regulator, with product MAELCHEIILGAGAALLTEEALWHQKADCLTAVLQQQAAWSDFPLIILARERATNRPQAFAEVMNISLVERPVRGRSLVSVLQAALRSRRHQYEVRAHLAERESQAKALKENQTRLEFALSAGRLGSWEFNTATGELACSDLCKANFGRTAESSFSYSDLVAAIHPEDRERVQRAVDTALSEGAECNIEYRTIWPDGSLHWVLVRGLVALPIDRAGTWMSGVSLDVTAHKQAETDLRDADRRKDEFLAMLAHELRNPLAPIRTGLELLAITGTEAESINVMREQVDHLVRLVDDLLDVSRITRGKVQLRMEAVDFVAVAQRAIETVRPMIRAHRHTLTVAIPTQLLWVNADPVRLAQVISNLLNNAAKYTENEGHLWLTISADGGNVSLSVRDTGLGLDAELLPHVFDLFTQADRSLERSEGGLGIGLTLVKTLVEMHGGSVLARSEGIGKGSEFTITLPLLQHGGPRHEASAPPSVPKGRRILLVDDNVGTTTVQSKLLANLGPHQVRVANDGWTAIAVADEFRPEVILLDIGLPQMSGYEVARHLREQPRFAKTVLVALTGYGTDEDRRRSKEAGFDLHIVKPPALAALRDALEYSRADLK from the coding sequence TTGGCCGAACTGTGCCATGAAATTATACTCGGCGCTGGCGCCGCACTGCTGACGGAAGAAGCGCTTTGGCATCAAAAAGCGGACTGCCTGACTGCTGTGTTGCAGCAGCAGGCCGCCTGGTCTGACTTCCCTTTAATAATTCTTGCTCGTGAAAGAGCAACAAATCGGCCGCAGGCATTTGCTGAGGTGATGAACATTTCACTTGTCGAACGTCCCGTCCGGGGCCGCTCGCTGGTCAGCGTCCTGCAAGCCGCGCTCAGGTCGCGTCGGCACCAGTACGAAGTTCGGGCTCATCTCGCCGAACGGGAATCGCAGGCCAAAGCGCTGAAAGAGAACCAAACTCGCCTGGAGTTCGCATTATCGGCGGGTCGGCTCGGATCTTGGGAATTCAATACGGCCACCGGCGAACTGGCCTGTTCGGACCTGTGCAAAGCCAATTTTGGGCGTACTGCGGAGAGCTCTTTTTCCTATTCTGATCTCGTCGCAGCGATCCACCCTGAAGATCGGGAACGTGTTCAGCGCGCCGTTGATACAGCGTTGAGCGAGGGCGCCGAATGCAACATCGAATACCGAACGATTTGGCCGGATGGCAGCCTCCATTGGGTGCTAGTCCGGGGGCTGGTGGCCTTACCCATTGATCGAGCGGGCACCTGGATGAGCGGCGTTTCTCTGGACGTGACGGCGCACAAACAGGCCGAAACAGACCTCCGGGATGCGGATCGCCGAAAAGACGAGTTTCTGGCGATGCTCGCCCATGAACTCCGCAATCCTCTGGCTCCGATTCGCACCGGCCTGGAGTTGTTGGCGATCACGGGAACTGAGGCCGAAAGCATCAACGTCATGCGCGAGCAGGTCGATCATCTCGTGCGACTGGTTGATGACCTGCTGGATGTTTCACGAATTACGCGCGGGAAAGTCCAACTGCGGATGGAAGCGGTGGATTTCGTGGCCGTCGCGCAGCGGGCCATCGAAACGGTGCGTCCGATGATCAGGGCGCATCGGCATACGCTGACAGTGGCGATACCAACGCAGTTGTTGTGGGTGAATGCCGACCCCGTCCGGCTCGCCCAAGTGATCAGTAATCTCTTGAATAATGCGGCCAAGTATACGGAAAACGAAGGGCATTTGTGGCTAACGATTTCGGCGGACGGGGGCAACGTCTCGCTCTCCGTGCGCGACACGGGACTCGGACTGGATGCGGAGTTATTGCCCCATGTGTTTGATCTCTTCACTCAGGCCGATCGGTCCCTGGAGCGTTCTGAGGGGGGGCTGGGGATCGGCCTCACGTTGGTCAAAACTCTTGTTGAAATGCACGGCGGGAGCGTCTTGGCGCGCAGCGAAGGGATTGGCAAGGGGAGTGAGTTCACGATCACCTTGCCGCTGCTTCAGCACGGCGGACCGCGACATGAAGCCTCCGCGCCGCCTTCGGTCCCAAAGGGCAGACGTATTCTGCTGGTGGATGACAATGTCGGCACAACGACGGTTCAATCGAAATTGCTTGCCAACTTAGGACCGCATCAAGTGCGGGTGGCGAATGACGGTTGGACCGCAATCGCCGTGGCAGACGAGTTCCGTCCGGAGGTCATCTTGCTGGACATCGGCCTGCCGCAGATGAGCGGCTATGAGGTGGCTCGGCATCTGCGCGAGCAGCCGCGTTTTGCGAAAACGGTGCTGGTCGCATTGACCGGCTATGGCACCGACGAGGATCGACGGCGGTCGAAAGAGGCGGGATTCGATCTGCACATTGTCAAGCCCCCTGCGCTGGCGGCCCTGCGGGACGCGCTGGAATATTCTCGCGCGGACCTGAAATAA
- a CDS encoding ATPase domain-containing protein has translation MSDVEPVSEFIPTGVPGLDHVLLGGFLREGFYLVQGDPGSGKTTVALQFALNRIQAGERCLYITLTESRRDLENACQSHGWSLEGIELCDLTKSAINLAGEPESSVFHPSETELGETTKAIFEAVERVAPQHVVFDGLSEMRLLAGNPLIYRRQLLALKEFFAQRHATVVLLDDRSSPFGSVLPESLVGGNIVLERFLPQYGRARRRMYVTKVRGSNFREGYHDYEIAQGGVVIHPRLVAAEHHERFQRDVFSSGIPNLDAMLSGGLSTGSTTLLLGPAGAGKSTISMQFVIHAMRAGHKAAVYMFDEVLDTLIERVEKLCVGVGKGLQEFLNDGRLHAQQVDPAEMTPGAFAHEVRRAVESGCKVIVIDSLNGYLNAMPEERFLTTHLHELFAYLNQQGILTIMVVAQHGMILGAGSGGDVDVSYLADTVLLFRYFEMHGEIRQALSVFKKRTGAHERTLRQLEISSKGITIGEPLREFRGIMTGVPQYEGLAQGSQSRAVSKPGTEL, from the coding sequence ATGTCCGATGTTGAACCGGTTTCCGAATTTATCCCAACGGGGGTGCCTGGCCTGGATCATGTGCTTCTGGGAGGCTTTCTGCGGGAAGGGTTCTATCTCGTCCAGGGAGACCCAGGTTCTGGAAAGACGACCGTCGCGTTGCAATTTGCGCTGAATCGCATCCAGGCCGGCGAGCGCTGTCTTTACATCACGCTGACGGAGTCACGTCGAGACCTCGAAAATGCCTGCCAATCGCATGGTTGGTCGCTGGAGGGCATCGAACTTTGCGACCTGACGAAATCCGCGATCAACCTGGCAGGCGAACCCGAGTCGTCCGTCTTCCATCCCTCGGAAACAGAGCTCGGCGAGACGACCAAGGCTATCTTTGAGGCGGTCGAAAGAGTCGCTCCTCAGCATGTTGTTTTTGACGGTCTGTCGGAGATGCGGCTGCTCGCGGGCAACCCGCTGATTTACCGTCGGCAGCTCCTGGCGCTCAAGGAATTTTTCGCACAGCGGCATGCGACGGTGGTGCTGCTGGATGACCGCTCATCCCCATTCGGAAGCGTCTTGCCAGAAAGCCTCGTGGGGGGGAACATTGTCCTGGAGCGATTCCTACCCCAATACGGGAGGGCTCGCCGAAGGATGTATGTGACGAAGGTCCGCGGCTCCAACTTCCGCGAAGGGTATCATGATTACGAAATTGCCCAAGGCGGTGTTGTGATCCATCCGCGATTGGTCGCAGCGGAACATCATGAGCGATTCCAGCGGGACGTCTTCTCCAGCGGCATCCCGAACCTTGACGCCATGTTGAGCGGCGGCCTGTCCACTGGCTCGACCACGCTCCTGTTGGGACCCGCCGGAGCTGGGAAGTCAACCATCTCGATGCAGTTTGTGATCCACGCGATGCGCGCGGGCCACAAAGCGGCCGTATACATGTTTGACGAGGTGCTGGATACGTTGATTGAACGGGTGGAAAAGCTCTGCGTCGGCGTTGGGAAAGGTCTCCAGGAGTTTCTCAATGATGGCCGACTGCACGCTCAGCAAGTCGACCCGGCTGAGATGACTCCAGGAGCATTCGCGCATGAGGTCCGCAGGGCGGTCGAATCCGGTTGCAAGGTCATCGTGATCGACAGCCTCAATGGATATTTGAATGCAATGCCCGAAGAGCGGTTCCTTACCACGCATTTGCATGAGTTGTTTGCCTACCTCAATCAACAGGGCATCTTGACCATTATGGTGGTGGCGCAACACGGGATGATTCTCGGGGCAGGGTCGGGCGGCGATGTGGATGTGAGTTATCTCGCCGACACCGTGCTGCTCTTCCGCTACTTTGAGATGCATGGCGAAATCCGTCAGGCGCTGAGTGTTTTCAAGAAAAGGACCGGGGCGCACGAACGCACGCTCCGACAGCTCGAAATTTCCAGCAAAGGCATCACCATCGGCGAGCCTCTCCGCGAATTTCGCGGAATTATGACGGGCGTACCGCAGTACGAAGGTCTGGCCCAAGGGTCGCAGTCGCGCGCCGTCTCAAAACCTGGAACCGAGCTGTGA